Genomic segment of Strix aluco isolate bStrAlu1 chromosome 8, bStrAlu1.hap1, whole genome shotgun sequence:
gaaaaaataatacagGGATATTGCTATGTGAATGCATATACATCTGTTCTAAAAATGTAAGTTATCTCTGTCAAAATCATAGTCACACTTATTTAGGTATGCTATATCACAGCTTAAGCAGAACTCAGAGATCAGTTAGATAACCTGTGATATAATACCAGTGGTGGTACACCtgattatctgaaaaaaaatctactcaagTATAAAAAATTCTACTGTTTTGGACTTCATATGTCCCCACAGAAGTTCACTCGGAAACTCTATTGTATTTTATGTCAGTTCCTCTCTAGGTTTGTCTGGGTAGTGGTGGGCGGTAGCTGACAGTACAGTCTCGTGTGCATATGAATAGATAGGGATTAAAGAAGGACCTCTCTGTAGTTGCCCAACACTTACACATGAGTAAGTTTCTACCATGGCAGCTCCATTGTTTTATGTTCAGTGCTGGCTTTTTTGTAGATCTGATGTTGCCTTCTACTGATAGTGAGATGTAAATGATTGAAGGTAAGTTGCCATGCTTACATCTGAGAAGGTACAATATCAAAAGAATTGAGAGAAAAGGTGGTTGTAGTATGCAATTTAGTTAgaacatattaaaatatgtaaactaAGAATGAAGTTTTCTATAAAGTCATGATGGAAGTAACAGTCTTGCTGATGAAAGCATGTTGTTTTAGGTGCCAAAACAGAAGTACAGAATTTCAACAAAAACGAACAGAGTTTATGATATCACTGAAAGAAAGGTATGGTAACAAGTCTGTTTCTAAAATGTGTTTAATATTGTCTTAACATCAGAAATGCACTTTGTAACAGCATTCATATAGTGGCTTGATTCAGAGCCAATATGTTTGGttcttatgaaaataatttccatgaaCTGTTAGAACATGAAGCTTTTCATGCATTTCAGTTTCTAGATGCTCCCTTTGGAAAGACAAAAAGACTACTTAAGTTCCTTTCTAAATTTAAACATAACATGAAAGGTTTTACTTGGATAGCAGGATCTCTTAAAGACATTTGTGAAAAAGCGTTCTCTGTTTCGCTCCGTTATAGTCAATGAGCTCTAGTGGGGTCAAAGCGCACATCCTTTTCTCTCACTGAAGTTTGCAGTAGTGTAATACAAATTACATCTTATACATTACTTAGTGTGACTACCTTCAGGGTTCTGTTTTGAGGACTTTTCAACATAAAACCTATCTCTTCacaaaatctgtttctttcttgAAGCATATTCATGCGTGTGGTTGTGTAAAAGTCTTTGCCTGCTCACAGGATATGCAGTCACCTACAGGTGCTTAGATGCTAAATTGTAGGATAAATGTTTCTAGTTccagaaaaaatttcttcagtatCGCTAGTATACATTCCTTTCCTCTGGTTACAACTCTGGGATACACAAAATTCTGGGAATTGCTTTCTTAAGCTACCAGATAAGACTCCAAGAAGTAGGATGCAAGCATACAAGTTAATTTTTCAAAGATGCTGCTAAATATTAGGTGTTGTTCTGAGTATTGCAAAATATCCAAGTCCTGTTGCTAACtaaaattttcattattaaacaCCTGAATTTTATTGCATGTCTTTTTAACTGTATAAACATCTTGTTGGGTTAGGGATTGCTCTTTGAacagttttggtgttttttaaaattattgttatgTAGAACCCAACACTGGTTTGCTCCTCAGTGTGTAATAAAAGTACAAAAagcaaaggggagaaaagaagcaGCTAAAGTGGCTTGTGGGGAATGGGATAGACCTATTTGATAGGTTTCTCAGGTGAATTAAAAACCTGGTCAtaggtttaaaaagaaatgtgaaatggtATTTAATCTTACAGGCATAAAACCCAATTACTTTCATACCTTTTTATGAGAATTAAAGTTGCCTTTAGtcatattttcttgctttctctctcatttccagtGCTTTTGTAGCAACTTTTGCTATAGAGCATCTAAATATTTTGAAGCTCAAATTTCCAAAAGTCCAGTATGGATGCgagaagaagaaaagtgagtATAAACTTATACATTCATTGCTCCTTCTGAGAATATTATCTTCTCTATGCAAGCTGCCATGCTAATTAATCAGCTGCAGTGCCCCAAATTATGTCTGAAGCAGAGGTAACCGATGTTAACATGTTAGCTTAGCTTGGTTTTAAGTGTTGTTGCTATATTGATTACAATAATTGACATGACTCAGTATTACTCATGACTCCTTAGTAGACATGACCATGTTAGCTGGGAGGGCAGACTAGTCATAAATAATGGTCAACTCctattaactttaaaatgtaCTTATTAGGATTGGATTTTTACAAACCATGTAATGTATGGGATGGATTAATCTTATCCTGTTACAAGAGATTTTCTAATTTTAGCACAGCACTTGGCATTGGTCTTAAGGTTAGACTGTGGATGCTTGCACCTGAAAGCAGACTATGACATGAAGAGGTTCTTTATCCTGTCTAAATTTCAGATTGCCCATTTCCTGTTGTTACTGCAATAACGCATTTTGGAACAGTGCGATGCAGTCCATGTTGCTAGCTTAGGAAACACAGGCTTGCAAGTGATGAGTTGAGCCAATAGGTGACACTGTTTAACAATAAATACTTGCCTAGACACTGTTCAGCTGAATTCATTGAGCTTTTGTTCTCCAAGACGGTACTTTTCATAGTCTCCTGGTTTTCAGCAAAAGAAACTAGCTGAAATTATATGTGTGAGCTCATTTTCACAGTTCAAATCAGTTACATGAAATACCTGTTCCATGAGAGAAGAGATTTAGAGCAACATGATCTGAAAGTAAAAAGTAGGTAAAATTAGTCTCTTCATTAAATGTTTAAGTAAGTTTACCAGTATTTTTGTGCTATTGTTCTGCTGTATTgaaaaaagtttttctaaaaTCTCCCTTTATTCTTTACATTGAAAGTGTATAGTTCTGATATGCCTGACATAGTTAATTATTTATGCTGGGTGGTGGTAGGGAGGTGATATTttcaaaaaccaaccaaccaaaaccccagATAGTTCATGGCTAGGTATATCTGTTTGCACAGCCACATACATGTGCACCTGGTGATACAGGTTTTCACATTAGGATACCTGAAATTCTTTTGACAGAAAAGACTACAACCTCCACTTAAAACGAGTTAGACTTAAAACGAAGAAGGGTTATGCGGAGTTAATAATTTAAATCATTGTATGTTATCACCTTTAGTTTCCAAACTCAGTTCATTCATATGAGTGGTGCAGCTTTCATCTTTTTAaccctgtggggttttttgtatgctGTCTGAGAGGTGTTAGTGCATTGACTTGCATTTAGTGCGTGCttaaaaggttttctttcatTCATAGGACAGGTGGGTGAGAATAAAATGTGGACAGGTGGCTGTTGGATAAAATTAATAGCATTGTGATGCTGCCTCATAACTGAATTGAAGCAGATTAACTGCAAGTAGAGCTTTGGAAGGAAACCTATCAGTTTGTTTAGTAACATTTCTTAGAGTTTCTGGAAACCTTTGAACTCCAGTTTTCTTAAAGCAGTATAACTTGATAGCCTAATTtttaacaaagtaaaatattctcttttttttgtttgttttgcattaaTTTGGAGCATTTTCCTATAAATGCCCTAGGATTGTTTTTACTCTAGGAACTTTGTGACCTATGAGGATCTTGGTATGTTTACTTTGCTGAAGAGGAGACCAAAGGGTCATCTGAAAGCAGTCTGTAACTACTTGAGCCAAGCTATTCTTGGTTGATGGCAGAAAACTTAACAAAGGCTGATGGTCACAAATTATCGCATGGGTGGTTCAGGTTggacattggggaaaaaaaaaccgcATGAAGGTTGTGGTGGAATGAAACGGGATACTCAGCAACGTTTTgaaatctccatctttggaggttttcaagatttAAACTTCATGAATTTGTGGCTGACCTAATCTAGTGCTGGTGACAGTTGTATTACAAGCAGAAAGTCAGAGTGGAGACTTCCAGAGGTCTTTTCTGACTAACATTTGTGTGACTTGCTGATTGTTAAATGTTGTTCAACATAATAGCGTCATGCTGCAGGCACATGAGTCACGCTCTGTGAACACGTATGTATAAACCTGCTGTCGCTAACCCTGCTTCAGACAGAGGGTCTTGGACTGGAAGATCCtcagacatcccttccaacctcaactatgtattttatgtattaatGTGTATTTCAAGAGCATTGATTTAGCAGAAAAgtcttcattctgtttcttctttttgcagaCCACCAGACATAGAGCTGCTGAAGGAGGGACAGAGGTACACTGAACAAAATGGGTTTTTTGTTATATGCACTTATAGTTAGAAATATTAGCATCATATCAGGTGAAAGGGGAATCTTTGATTTCCTGTGTTATAGAAAAGACCTTATTAGAACCTACACAAAGGATTATTTGTCTTGTTtagttttttcctttgtgattCTAAACCAGCATATTTGATCTGTATGATTTAGTGTACAGCTGCTCTTGGCCTGTATATCTTAATTGAGCCTGTTGAAATCTGAAACAAATACACTGTTTGTACTTTGCATATTTTATACCATCTCTTCTTTGTAAAGGAAATAGTACCAATTATATGTGATGAAAGCTTCTGTACTTAATAATCTAAAACATCTGTGTCAGCAGAAATGAAATCATGCTACTCTGTCATCTCTCTGTACCTTGCTGTGTAGTgtgactttttgtttgttttcttttgcaacatATGGCCATTAGGTGGCAAACTTACATATGCTAAAAGCAGCTTTGCTGTTCCCTTGATTTTAGGGTACTGTATTTCTATATATGGTAAGATgcctcttcattttaaaattctaaaatgcTAAATCTGAAATTATTCTCTTGTCTTTAATAATGTCTTGTTTACTGTTCTTTTCTAACTGCCAGTAAGCAACTGAGAACTCACTTCTCTAAATAGTGTCTGTACTTGTCATCTTGATTGCAGAACGTTACAACTCTGCGTTCAAGATGACTTTTAGAAGAACAGCTATGattcttaaagcaaaaaaaaatacacttctaTAAGgggaaaatactttatttatctATCTTGCATGAGAATGAAAAGCTATTACATGTAACACCATTTCTTGTTTCATTCATGGCTTGTGTTTTCTGTTACAGTGGACAGTCTGGAGAAGAGGTGAAACTGCGTGATGAAGCAGTTAAAGCATCTGACATTGAAAATCCTAGGATATCTTCAAATCCATGTGAATCTGGTTCTCATGACACAGCCAGTGACAGCAGTAGTGATACTGAACAAGAGTTTGTTTCTTCTGTCCTACCAGGAAGTCTGTCAAGTTCAGCCAATTTTGCACAGCAATTGCACAGAAAGAAGCTTCCTCAGAAAGTCTGTTCCAGCCCTAAAACTGAAGACTCAGATGTGGTAGAAGCCACTGAACAACTATCTAATTGTAAATTAGATGATCAGGCAGAAATGCATGCTTGCTCTGTTCATAATAAAATAACTGCAACACCTTCAAAAAATACTGCTCTAGGGAAATCAAGTGCTTCAGAAAACTATGAAAATACCTGTGGTTCACAGATAGTTTTTCTAAGTGTGAGCAAAAGAGGGGCAGAACATCTTAAAAGAACACTAGCTAACTTGAAAGAACATAAAAAACCTGAACTGAGGCATCCAGTTAATTCCAAAGGCAGTTTATTAGAGGCACTCAAGCAAACACTAATGGAATGGAGAACTGAAGAAACTTTAAAATTTCTCTATGGCCCAAACTATACTTCGTGTTCATTGGAGTGCATATCATCTGCCAAccaggagaatgaagaacttGATGAGGATGACTTAGATACAGCTGATGATCTTAACACTGATGCTACAGGAGATTCTGAAAACAGCTTAAACTATTCTTTACCTTTCACAGACACAGGTGGAATAGTTAAGCCTGTGCCTAGTTACGAAAAGTTAAAAGAAGAGACAGAGTTCCTAGAACTCCGAGTAAAAGAGTTCTATAAAGGAAAGTGCATCTTGGCTGAAGAGGCAGTGACACATGCACAAGCAGAGGAACATCCAAGGAAAGACAAAGTAAGTGTGCAGTGGAATAGTTTTGAGGCTGTATAAAGCCTGCTTTCAAGGAAGCTCGTTTCTGTGATCATAAATGGATAAATACCTAGCACAGGGAAGGGGAGAAGTAGGTTAGCTGCACACCATGTGTTTATTGATAAACTATAACTATTTTGATGCTTTGGCTTTAATTAAATACTAGGTTGTAGCTGTTAATGTTTTTTGTCTAATACAGGATGATCAACAGGAAGATCTTACCTTCCCACTTGTTGATTCAAATGCACAGATGCAGATTAGAAAGCGCATCGTCcttgaaaaactgagaaaagcGTAAGTATCTTTTACTTTAGTAAATGTCAACCTGAAGTTGGTGCTCATTCATCATAATTTTAAGTAACAAACACACTGTACAAGGACATTCTGGCTTTTTCTAGTTGGCCTTAAACCCATTGTTGCCCTAAAGAATGTATTTGTTTCTGAGGCATTCATCTGCAGTACAGTTGCAGATGTCAGTTTGCACAGCCTACTGAGGCAGATGTCAGAATCTCGCTACTAAAGTGTTCTCTGGAAGAAACCTGTCCCTTCCTACAAGTGTTGGAGCTTGTAGTTGACAGCATTCCAGGCTGGCATGACAGCATGTTCCCAATCTTCAGTAGTTGGCAGAAGTCAACACAATTGGGCCATTACACTGAAAATGTCTATGGTTTTTGGATCTAAATGTTGATATAACACATGGTGCTTAAAATGAGAatgtgtgcttaaaaaaaaataattccacaaCAACTTTATTTATCATCCTCCTTTCAGTTATCTGGAAATAATCTAAGCTATTTGGATTCTTGTACGTTGTCTAAAAGCAGATTCTGATGGACATAAAATATGAACTATTTAAATAGCTGTATGTACCAACTGCTCAAGTCTAAACTGAAAAACTTGAAGTTGATTGGGAGGAGTGCAAATACTTTCCTGTACATTAAGCATACTGTTACTGGCAAACAGATCTACACAGAAGGAAGCGGTGTTTTCAGACCTCTTAATAGTTTAAGCAAGGTCTTGCTAAAAGAGTTTCTAGTCCATGTTTGGATGGCTGGTATCAGTATTCCTCTAGCTACAACTATTAAAGGTTCTCAGAGTTGAATCTTAAAACTTTCCAAATGCCAGACCTTTTTCACATACATAAAAGGGCTTTGAAGTCCCAGAAAAGATATTAAGGTATCTCTGCTGTGgctgttaaaattattaaattgtcAAAGTTGAGAGGACCTTGAAAATACTCCTGTTTTCAAGGGAATGCCGATAAATGAGTGTTTGAAGGTCGTGATTGTGGTGGTTTTGTTATGGGTATTTTGCTTTTCTATGGTTGTAGCTTGTGCTAGCTGGCCAAACTAGATTttgcagaatctttttttttttaactaaaaccTACAACCAAAGCTCCCCACAAAACCTCTGTTCTGTTTCTCTCTACCTGCAACAAGTGTGGACAGGCTACAAACACGGAATCAAACCGTGCTGTAAGAAAGGTGACTATCTCTGATCTTTCTGTAAGTGTCAGTGTCGCACAGATTCCAAGGTCTACTACTGTATGATAAAGCAGTTTTCTCTTTGTTCAAATTTCTCCACAAGTTTGTCAGTTATTTTCAGCTTCTAGCAAAATTTCTGTTGAACTAGAAAGTCTGATACTCCATGATAAGAAAG
This window contains:
- the RPAP2 gene encoding putative RNA polymerase II subunit B1 CTD phosphatase RPAP2 isoform X1; protein product: MRTVRVRVLPSSRAWGKIQWWDGWKGQRFPAVPRRGEAGRESQGNKLSAALKNEDAAQRKAALEAAMRKKIEFEKKALYIVEQLLEENITEEFLLSSGKCITPSHYKDIVDERSIIKLCGYPLCPNKLENVPKQKYRISTKTNRVYDITERKCFCSNFCYRASKYFEAQISKSPVWMREEEKPPDIELLKEGQSGQSGEEVKLRDEAVKASDIENPRISSNPCESGSHDTASDSSSDTEQEFVSSVLPGSLSSSANFAQQLHRKKLPQKVCSSPKTEDSDVVEATEQLSNCKLDDQAEMHACSVHNKITATPSKNTALGKSSASENYENTCGSQIVFLSVSKRGAEHLKRTLANLKEHKKPELRHPVNSKGSLLEALKQTLMEWRTEETLKFLYGPNYTSCSLECISSANQENEELDEDDLDTADDLNTDATGDSENSLNYSLPFTDTGGIVKPVPSYEKLKEETEFLELRVKEFYKGKCILAEEAVTHAQAEEHPRKDKDDQQEDLTFPLVDSNAQMQIRKRIVLEKLRKALPAVLGPLQITPSDVYTELKNLVKTFRLTNRNIIHKMPEWTLIAIVLLSVLSEITPLFKTTQMSPIYTQFLTTLLEELHFKKEDLESLTRIFKKDCLLE
- the RPAP2 gene encoding putative RNA polymerase II subunit B1 CTD phosphatase RPAP2 isoform X3; this encodes MRTVRVRVLPSSRAWGKIQWWDGWKGQRFPAVPRRGEAGRESQGNKLSAALKNEDAAQRKAALEAAMRKKIEFEKKALYIVEQLLEENITEEFLLSSGKCITPSHYKDIVDERSIIKLCGYPLCPNKLENVPKQKYRISTKTNRVYDITERKCFCSNFCYRASKYFEAQISKSPVWMREEEKPPDIELLKEGQSGQSGEEVKLRDEAVKASDIENPRISSNPCESGSHDTASDSSSDTEQEFVSSVLPGSLSSSANFAQQLHRKKLPQKVCSSPKTEDSDVVEATEQLSNCKLDDQAEMHACSVHNKITATPSKNTALGKSSASENYENTCGSQIVFLSVSKRGAEHLKRTLANLKEHKKPELRHPVNSKGSLLEALKQTLMEWRTEETLKFLYGPNYTSCSLECISSANQENEELDEDDLDTADDLNTDATGDSENSLNYSLPFTDTGGIVKPVPSYEKLKEETEFLELRVKEFYKGKCILAEEAVTHAQAEEHPRKDKDDQQEDLTFPLVDSNAQMQIRKRIVLEKLRKALPAVLGPLQITPSDVYTELKNLVKTFRLTNRNIIHKMPEWTLIAIVLLSVTCSCSFFHSSISHG
- the RPAP2 gene encoding putative RNA polymerase II subunit B1 CTD phosphatase RPAP2 isoform X4; the encoded protein is MRKKIEFEKKALYIVEQLLEENITEEFLLSSGKCITPSHYKDIVDERSIIKLCGYPLCPNKLENVPKQKYRISTKTNRVYDITERKCFCSNFCYRASKYFEAQISKSPVWMREEEKPPDIELLKEGQSGQSGEEVKLRDEAVKASDIENPRISSNPCESGSHDTASDSSSDTEQEFVSSVLPGSLSSSANFAQQLHRKKLPQKVCSSPKTEDSDVVEATEQLSNCKLDDQAEMHACSVHNKITATPSKNTALGKSSASENYENTCGSQIVFLSVSKRGAEHLKRTLANLKEHKKPELRHPVNSKGSLLEALKQTLMEWRTEETLKFLYGPNYTSCSLECISSANQENEELDEDDLDTADDLNTDATGDSENSLNYSLPFTDTGGIVKPVPSYEKLKEETEFLELRVKEFYKGKCILAEEAVTHAQAEEHPRKDKDDQQEDLTFPLVDSNAQMQIRKRIVLEKLRKALPAVLGPLQITPSDVYTELKNLVKTFRLTNRNIIHKMPEWTLIAIVLLSVLSEITPLFKTTQMSPIYTQFLTTLLEELHFKKEDLESLTRIFKKDCLLE
- the RPAP2 gene encoding putative RNA polymerase II subunit B1 CTD phosphatase RPAP2 isoform X2, giving the protein MMAAGKPRGGAQGKPSRRRAGNKLSAALKNEDAAQRKAALEAAMRKKIEFEKKALYIVEQLLEENITEEFLLSSGKCITPSHYKDIVDERSIIKLCGYPLCPNKLENVPKQKYRISTKTNRVYDITERKCFCSNFCYRASKYFEAQISKSPVWMREEEKPPDIELLKEGQSGQSGEEVKLRDEAVKASDIENPRISSNPCESGSHDTASDSSSDTEQEFVSSVLPGSLSSSANFAQQLHRKKLPQKVCSSPKTEDSDVVEATEQLSNCKLDDQAEMHACSVHNKITATPSKNTALGKSSASENYENTCGSQIVFLSVSKRGAEHLKRTLANLKEHKKPELRHPVNSKGSLLEALKQTLMEWRTEETLKFLYGPNYTSCSLECISSANQENEELDEDDLDTADDLNTDATGDSENSLNYSLPFTDTGGIVKPVPSYEKLKEETEFLELRVKEFYKGKCILAEEAVTHAQAEEHPRKDKDDQQEDLTFPLVDSNAQMQIRKRIVLEKLRKALPAVLGPLQITPSDVYTELKNLVKTFRLTNRNIIHKMPEWTLIAIVLLSVLSEITPLFKTTQMSPIYTQFLTTLLEELHFKKEDLESLTRIFKKDCLLE